Proteins from a single region of Parambassis ranga chromosome 16, fParRan2.1, whole genome shotgun sequence:
- the rims2a gene encoding regulating synaptic membrane exocytosis protein 4 isoform X4: MGRQGHDTSAPAPGMRIQCSQSKMSLSASFEALAVYFPCMNSFDEEDGEAGGKKLRSTIQRSTETGLAVEMRSRMTRQASRESTDGSMNSYSSEGNLIFPGVRLSSDAQFSDFLDGLGPAQLVGRQTLATPPMGDIQIGMVEKKGALEVEVIRARGLVGKPGSKALPAPYVKVYLLENGVCIAKKKTKVARKTLDPLYQQQLPFEESPGGKVLQVIVWGDYGRMDHKSFMGAVQILLDELDLSNMVIGWFKLFPPSSLVDPTLAPLTRRASQSSLDSFSRS; this comes from the exons ATGGGCAGGCAGGGGCACGATACCTCTGCTCCGGCTCCCGGGATGCGCATCCAGTGCTCCCAGAGCAAGATGAGCTTGTCTGCATCATTTGAAGCACTGGCTGTCTATTTCCCTTGCATGAACTCCTTCGACGAAGAGGATGGAG AAGCGGGAGGTAAGAAGTTGCGCAGCACTATCCAGAGAAGTACAGAGACGGGCCTGGCGGTGGAGATGAGGAGTAGAATGACCCGGCAAGCCAGCCGGGAGTCCACAGACGGCAGCATGAACAGCTACAGCTCTGAGGGAAA tCTCATCTTTCCTGGTGTGAGGCTCTCCTCAGACGCCCAGTTCAGTGACTTCTTGGATGGTCTTGGCCCAGCTCAGTTGGTTGGACGACAGACATTAGCTACTCCACCTATGG GAGACATCCAGATTGGCATGGTGGAGAAGAAAGGAGCACTGGAGGTGGAGGTCATCCGAGCCCGCGGCCTTGTGGGAAAACCAGGTTCCAAGGCACTGCCAG CACCATATGTTAAGGTTTACCTTTTGGAGAATGGAGTCTGCATAGCCAAAAAGAAAACTAAAGTAGCAAGAAAAACCTTGGATCCTCTTTACCAGCAGCAACTGCCGTTTGAAGAGAGTCCAGGAGGGAAGGTTTTACAG gTCATCGTCTGGGGCGACTATGGACGTATGGACCATAAATCATTCATGGGAGCAGTTCAGATACTGTTAGATGAGCTGGACCTGTCCAACATGGTGATTGGCTGGTTCAAGCtctttcctccttcctcactGGTGGACCCTACTCTGGCCCCACTGACAAGAAGAGCTTCCCAATCCTCACTGGACAGTTTCTCTCGATCATAG